In a genomic window of Nostoc sp. UHCC 0870:
- a CDS encoding tetratricopeptide repeat protein produces MVFWRSLVASGFITVLMFGCSNGINSSTAKTREVVKKINVSRLFTEAKDSQKAEQLFIEGNKLSDAQRYQDAIAMYEQAIAIKPESADIWINRGNALASLQKYKDALSSYDKAIALQPEKDEAWYNRGNVLMTLQNYQGAVAAYDKAIALAPKKAAAWINRGISLTKLQRYQEALKSYDQAIAIKPDKPEVYYNQACTYALQSNVELATANLQKAIQLDAGKYQSLAKIDPDFDKVRSNKQFQELMQ; encoded by the coding sequence ATGGTCTTTTGGCGCAGCTTGGTTGCCTCTGGTTTTATTACTGTTTTGATGTTTGGCTGTAGTAATGGGATAAACTCATCAACAGCAAAGACCAGGGAAGTAGTCAAAAAGATTAATGTTTCCCGGCTATTTACAGAAGCGAAGGATAGCCAAAAAGCAGAACAATTATTTATTGAAGGTAATAAATTATCAGATGCACAACGCTATCAAGATGCTATAGCGATGTATGAGCAAGCGATCGCCATTAAACCAGAAAGTGCAGATATTTGGATTAATCGGGGTAACGCCCTAGCATCGTTGCAAAAGTATAAAGATGCCCTCTCATCCTACGACAAAGCGATCGCCCTCCAGCCAGAAAAAGATGAAGCTTGGTATAACCGAGGTAACGTGTTAATGACCTTGCAAAATTATCAAGGTGCAGTAGCAGCATACGACAAAGCGATCGCCCTCGCACCAAAGAAAGCCGCAGCTTGGATTAATCGCGGAATTTCCCTGACAAAGCTGCAACGTTATCAAGAAGCGTTAAAGTCTTATGATCAAGCGATCGCCATCAAACCCGATAAACCAGAAGTCTATTACAATCAAGCTTGTACCTATGCCTTACAAAGCAATGTAGAATTAGCCACTGCAAATTTGCAAAAAGCTATACAACTTGATGCTGGTAAGTACCAATCGTTAGCAAAAATTGACCCAGATTTTGATAAAGTGCGTAGTAATAAGCAATTTCAGGAATTGATGCAGTAG
- a CDS encoding SDR family oxidoreductase has protein sequence MKKLLITGVSGFLGWHLCQIAKQNWQVYGTYYYHNIEISGINLIKLNLTDFAELQQAFREIQPDAVIHTAARSQPNFCQIHPEESHLINVTASSNIAGLCADYAIPCVFTSTDLVFDGLNAPYKETDAVCPVNIYGEQKVLAEIQMLERYPMTAVCRMPLMFGNATPTAKSFIQPFIEILNQRKELNLFIDEFRTPTSAKTAVQGLLLALAKVNGIIHLGGKERISRYDFGRLLVDVFQLPAIGLKGCRQQDVQMAAPRPADVSLDSSKAFILGYQPRSIKEELEELALLIS, from the coding sequence ATGAAAAAACTTTTAATAACGGGAGTAAGTGGTTTTTTGGGATGGCATCTTTGCCAAATAGCTAAACAAAATTGGCAAGTTTATGGAACTTATTATTACCATAATATAGAAATTTCTGGTATTAACTTAATTAAATTAAACTTAACAGATTTTGCTGAATTGCAGCAGGCATTTAGGGAAATTCAACCGGATGCAGTCATTCATACAGCAGCGCGATCGCAACCAAACTTTTGCCAAATCCATCCCGAAGAATCACACTTAATTAATGTGACAGCATCTAGTAATATTGCGGGACTTTGTGCAGATTATGCTATTCCCTGTGTTTTCACATCAACCGACTTAGTTTTTGATGGATTAAATGCTCCTTATAAAGAAACAGATGCGGTGTGTCCTGTTAATATTTATGGTGAGCAAAAAGTATTAGCAGAAATACAAATGTTAGAACGCTATCCCATGACAGCAGTCTGTCGGATGCCATTAATGTTTGGTAATGCTACCCCCACAGCTAAAAGTTTTATTCAGCCATTTATTGAAATTTTAAACCAGAGAAAAGAACTAAATTTATTCATCGACGAATTTCGCACACCAACCAGTGCTAAAACTGCGGTACAGGGATTGTTATTAGCATTAGCAAAAGTTAATGGTATTATTCATTTAGGCGGAAAAGAAAGAATTTCTCGCTATGATTTTGGGCGGCTTTTGGTAGATGTTTTTCAACTTCCGGCAATTGGACTTAAAGGTTGTCGTCAACAAGATGTGCAAATGGCAGCACCAAGACCCGCAGATGTATCTTTAGATAGTTCTAAAGCTTTTATTTTGGGGTATCAGCCTCGGTCTATCAAAGAAGAGTTAGAGGAATTAGCTTTGCTGATATCTTGA
- a CDS encoding urease subunit beta: MIPGEIITPAGEIELNAGRQAVKLCVGNTGDRPIQVGSHFHFYEVNNALNFDREQALGMRLDIPAGTAVRFEPGDEKEVSLVPLVGSRQVYGFNGKVNGKL; encoded by the coding sequence ATGATACCAGGGGAAATTATCACACCTGCCGGAGAAATTGAACTTAATGCTGGTCGTCAAGCTGTGAAATTGTGCGTAGGGAATACAGGCGATCGCCCGATTCAAGTGGGTTCACATTTTCATTTTTATGAGGTGAATAATGCGCTTAATTTTGATCGGGAACAAGCGTTGGGAATGCGGTTAGATATTCCAGCCGGAACAGCAGTGCGGTTTGAACCGGGGGATGAGAAGGAGGTGAGTTTAGTTCCTTTAGTTGGGAGTCGTCAGGTTTATGGGTTTAATGGGAAGGTGAATGGGAAATTATAA
- a CDS encoding GxxExxY protein, with protein sequence MDENDLSGMIIGCGMRVHTALGPGLLESAYEECLCYELQQQGFRVGRQISLPLVYKEVQLDCAYRLDLIVENKVVIEVKSVESLKPIHAVQLLTYLKLTHCKLGLLLNFNVLHLKEGIKRVANKL encoded by the coding sequence ATGGATGAGAATGATTTGAGTGGGATGATTATTGGGTGTGGAATGAGGGTGCATACGGCATTGGGTCCTGGGTTGTTGGAGTCGGCTTATGAGGAGTGTTTGTGTTATGAATTGCAGCAGCAAGGATTTAGAGTTGGTAGGCAAATTTCATTACCCCTTGTGTATAAAGAGGTGCAATTAGATTGCGCCTATCGTTTGGATTTGATAGTCGAAAATAAAGTAGTGATTGAAGTCAAATCTGTAGAATCTCTCAAACCCATCCACGCGGTACAACTTCTCACGTACCTGAAACTTACCCACTGTAAACTCGGACTCCTCCTTAACTTTAACGTCCTCCACCTCAAAGAAGGCATCAAACGCGTAGCCAACAAACTCTAA
- the ureC gene encoding urease subunit alpha, whose amino-acid sequence MPYKISRRAYAETYGPTVGDRIRLADTELFIQVEQDFTTYGDEVKFGGGKVIRDGMGQSPISNADGAVDLVITNALILDWWGIVKADIGIKDGKIFKIGKAGNPYIQDNIDIIIGPGTEALAGEGMILTAGGIDSHIHFICPQQIEVAIASGITTMIGGGTGPATGTNATTCTPGPWNIYRMLQAADAFPMNLGFLGKGNTSQPQGLVEQVLAGAMGLKLHEDWGTTPATIDTCLSVADEYDVQVAIHTDTLNEAGFVEDTIAAFKHRVIHTYHTEGAGGGHAPDIIKVCGELNVLPSSTNPTRPYTLNTLDEHLDMLMVCHHLDPSIPEDVAFAESRIRRETIAAEDILHDLGAFSMIASDSQAMGRVGEVIIRTWQTAHKMKVQRGSLAGDGEADNLRAKRYVAKYTINPAITHGIAEYVGSVEAGKLADLCLWRPAFFGVKPEIVIKGGMIAWSQMGDANASIPTPQPVHMRPMFGSFAGAKHATSLTFVSQAALAREIPSQLGLKKSAVAVSGTRQLTKQDMKLNDALPHIEVDPETYEVKADGELLTCEPATVLPMAQRYFLF is encoded by the coding sequence ATGCCTTACAAAATATCTCGCCGCGCCTACGCAGAAACCTACGGCCCCACAGTAGGCGATCGCATCCGTCTAGCTGACACAGAATTATTTATACAAGTAGAACAAGATTTTACTACCTACGGCGACGAAGTAAAATTTGGCGGCGGTAAAGTCATCCGCGATGGGATGGGACAATCCCCTATTTCCAATGCTGATGGTGCAGTAGATTTAGTCATTACCAATGCTTTGATTCTCGATTGGTGGGGAATAGTCAAAGCAGACATCGGCATTAAAGACGGTAAGATATTCAAAATTGGGAAAGCCGGTAATCCATATATTCAAGACAATATAGATATTATTATCGGCCCAGGTACAGAAGCCTTAGCCGGGGAAGGAATGATTCTCACGGCTGGCGGAATTGATAGCCATATTCATTTTATCTGTCCCCAGCAGATTGAAGTTGCGATCGCCTCCGGTATCACTACCATGATTGGCGGTGGTACAGGCCCCGCGACAGGAACAAACGCCACCACCTGCACCCCCGGCCCCTGGAATATTTACCGAATGCTACAAGCGGCTGATGCTTTCCCCATGAACTTAGGCTTTTTAGGTAAGGGAAACACCAGCCAACCCCAAGGCTTAGTTGAACAAGTTTTAGCCGGTGCAATGGGGTTAAAGCTACATGAAGACTGGGGAACTACCCCCGCTACCATTGATACTTGTCTCAGTGTCGCCGATGAATATGATGTGCAAGTGGCGATTCACACCGACACCCTCAACGAAGCCGGATTTGTCGAAGATACCATCGCCGCCTTTAAACATCGTGTCATTCACACTTACCACACAGAAGGCGCAGGCGGTGGACACGCACCAGATATCATCAAAGTCTGCGGTGAACTCAACGTCCTCCCATCTTCCACCAACCCCACCCGTCCCTATACCCTCAACACCTTAGATGAACACCTAGATATGTTGATGGTATGTCATCACCTCGACCCCAGCATCCCTGAAGATGTCGCCTTTGCAGAGTCCCGCATTCGTCGGGAAACCATCGCCGCCGAAGATATTCTGCACGACTTAGGCGCGTTTAGCATGATTGCATCCGATTCGCAAGCAATGGGAAGGGTAGGTGAAGTAATAATTCGCACTTGGCAAACAGCCCACAAAATGAAGGTACAACGGGGAAGCCTCGCGGGTGATGGAGAAGCAGATAATCTGCGGGCTAAAAGATATGTTGCAAAATACACTATTAATCCTGCAATTACACATGGTATTGCTGAGTATGTCGGTTCGGTAGAAGCAGGTAAACTTGCAGATTTATGCTTGTGGCGACCAGCATTTTTTGGTGTGAAACCAGAGATAGTCATTAAAGGCGGGATGATTGCATGGTCACAGATGGGAGATGCTAACGCCAGTATTCCCACACCCCAACCTGTCCATATGCGACCGATGTTTGGTAGTTTTGCAGGTGCGAAACACGCCACATCTTTAACCTTTGTTTCTCAAGCAGCTTTAGCCAGAGAAATTCCTAGCCAGTTGGGTTTAAAGAAATCAGCCGTAGCGGTTTCTGGAACACGTCAATTAACTAAACAGGATATGAAGTTAAATGATGCTTTACCTCATATAGAAGTAGATCCAGAAACCTATGAAGTCAAAGCTGATGGCGAATTGTTGACCTGTGAACCCGCCACCGTTTTACCAATGGCGCAAAGATACTTTTTGTTTTAG
- the nadC gene encoding carboxylating nicotinate-nucleotide diphosphorylase, with amino-acid sequence MNHLNAVLPPFIVLDQLLQSWLLEDIGRGDRTTNSLLAADVTPGKAQWIAKAPGIIAGLPVAARVFQLLNEKVNFVVAADEGAFCEPGQLVAEIHGSLDALLMGERVALNLGMRLSGIATLTNQYVKQIADLPAQLVDTRKTTPGLRLLEKYATAVGGAINHRMGLDDAVMIKDNHIAAAGGIAEAITRIRAKIPYPLTIEVETENLAQVKEALQHQADIIMLDNMPLDMMREAVELIRQQDKRVKIEASGNVTLETIRAVAETGVDYISSSAPITQSKWLDLSMKM; translated from the coding sequence ATGAACCATTTAAATGCCGTCCTACCCCCATTTATTGTCTTAGATCAGCTATTGCAAAGCTGGTTATTAGAAGATATTGGTAGAGGCGATCGCACTACAAATAGTCTATTAGCCGCAGATGTCACTCCAGGTAAGGCACAATGGATAGCAAAAGCACCAGGAATAATCGCTGGTTTACCTGTAGCAGCTAGGGTATTTCAACTATTGAATGAGAAAGTTAATTTTGTAGTGGCTGCTGATGAAGGTGCATTCTGTGAACCAGGACAATTAGTAGCGGAAATTCACGGTTCATTGGATGCGTTGCTGATGGGGGAACGGGTGGCGTTGAACTTAGGGATGCGCTTGAGTGGAATTGCTACCTTAACTAATCAATATGTAAAACAAATTGCCGATTTACCTGCACAGTTAGTAGATACTCGCAAAACCACACCAGGATTAAGACTGTTAGAAAAGTACGCGACTGCTGTGGGTGGTGCAATTAATCACCGCATGGGGTTAGATGATGCAGTGATGATTAAAGATAACCATATTGCGGCGGCTGGGGGAATTGCAGAAGCCATCACCCGGATTCGTGCCAAAATTCCCTATCCTTTGACAATAGAGGTAGAAACGGAAAATTTAGCACAGGTGAAAGAAGCTTTGCAGCATCAAGCCGACATTATTATGTTAGATAATATGCCCTTAGATATGATGCGGGAAGCAGTGGAGTTAATTCGTCAACAGGATAAACGGGTAAAAATAGAAGCCTCTGGGAATGTAACCTTAGAAACTATTCGCGCTGTTGCTGAGACAGGTGTTGACTATATTTCCAGCAGTGCGCCGATTACCCAATCGAAGTGGTTAGATTTGAGTATGAAAATGTGA
- a CDS encoding zinc-dependent alcohol dehydrogenase family protein: MKAVLMTAAGSPEVLQLQEVPKPTALGSTDLLVRLVAAGVNPIDTKLRQRGTFYPDQMPAILGCDGAGVVEAVGDGVKRFHPGDAVYFCNGGLGGHPGNYAEYTIIDERFAAHKPESLTFAEAAAAPLVLITAWEALYERGRLEPGDKVLIHAGAGGVGHVAIQLAKLKGATVSTTVSSEEKARFVRQLGADHVIFYKQTDFAQAALDWSNGEGVDLAFDTVGGETFHQTFPAVRIYGDIVTILEPKADTVWRSARNRNLRIGFELMLTPMLLGLVEAQQHHGEILAECADWIDQGKLKIHVSHKFPLEAAAKAHQLLEEGGIVGKIVLLISND, encoded by the coding sequence GTGAAAGCAGTTTTAATGACAGCCGCAGGTAGTCCAGAAGTCCTGCAATTACAGGAAGTGCCAAAACCTACTGCATTAGGTAGTACAGACTTGTTAGTTCGCTTGGTAGCGGCTGGGGTTAACCCCATTGATACTAAACTACGACAACGAGGTACTTTTTACCCCGATCAAATGCCTGCCATTTTAGGGTGTGATGGCGCGGGTGTAGTGGAAGCAGTAGGCGACGGCGTAAAACGCTTTCATCCAGGTGATGCAGTTTATTTCTGCAATGGTGGCTTAGGCGGACATCCAGGTAATTATGCTGAGTACACTATTATAGATGAACGCTTTGCAGCCCATAAACCAGAGTCCTTAACCTTTGCTGAAGCCGCAGCCGCGCCTCTAGTCTTAATCACCGCTTGGGAAGCTTTATATGAACGGGGAAGATTAGAACCTGGGGATAAAGTTTTAATTCATGCAGGTGCTGGTGGGGTTGGCCATGTGGCGATTCAACTGGCAAAACTTAAAGGCGCGACTGTCTCTACTACCGTTAGTTCTGAAGAAAAGGCGCGTTTTGTCAGACAACTTGGTGCTGATCATGTGATTTTCTATAAACAAACAGATTTTGCCCAAGCTGCCTTAGATTGGAGTAACGGCGAAGGTGTAGACTTAGCTTTTGATACCGTCGGCGGTGAAACTTTTCATCAAACCTTCCCTGCGGTGCGAATATATGGCGATATCGTTACCATTCTCGAACCCAAAGCCGATACTGTTTGGAGAAGTGCCAGAAATCGCAACCTCCGCATCGGTTTTGAGTTAATGCTGACACCGATGTTACTAGGCTTGGTCGAAGCACAACAGCACCACGGAGAAATTTTAGCAGAGTGCGCCGACTGGATTGATCAAGGTAAATTAAAAATTCATGTCAGCCACAAGTTTCCCTTAGAAGCAGCCGCAAAAGCTCATCAGTTACTGGAAGAGGGTGGGATTGTGGGTAAAATTGTTTTGCTGATCAGTAATGATTAA
- a CDS encoding pentapeptide repeat-containing protein, translating to MPDALWWRQASLLIILCALLVLLIPLPVWAVPTQLERTPLTLELLQERLRTPSLREGNLTVDLRQMVIDLRPENAGFRDAFYQLLRKELQKTGAKPLGLDLSFALVQGDFIGSDLGLRTPLYAQAIAPIFTATEQAQLEQLRLVCLQSLTVTLINSKDCRSLLDTQSTASSEVTVFRGALTFTQTRFNGEVKFPNTFFLQSVDAQNAIFLQPTNWSETRFSRPVSFYNSSFRKTDDFHSSIFFDKANFKQTQFLENADFQGSLFQKNANFNQANFKQLAKFNNIQWQGNADFSDARFTNQAQFTKDSFNQFLFLIEATFEQAVIFREVLFNQPVNLQNASILNQADFSDALFAKEAFLNVPGITFNSNQAKILGNPGQIGKMFSVPTLQGNQNVLRNLGQNFRQQQQVTDANQIEYTKQQLRLQELSRKLLGININNAPVVSLMRLGFSNIQAEAIAQRRIIKPFRNSNELLTLVDIDLATYNQLSDRLIVSEPLAIGSWLLEAWAWLALSVLLLLSGYGTNFWLVFGVGGVAIAYFGVLFWLVDRYRRLHPVPIIPTYYETVAIFISFSGLTFFSLLAIFRNAAQPWLTLGCLGIIIVPIPLLLLICLYKQGRYHDLMNVSYLTEDGTFRQLRLLIGRLPVIPRNQVFRERYMHLLCDRRWNWLNYYDFSLNNLVRLGFNDIRLRDEHLPGIISTLAWYQWSLGILYITLVLWTLSRTIPGLNLLIYLK from the coding sequence ATGCCTGATGCCTTATGGTGGAGACAAGCTAGTTTACTAATTATTTTGTGTGCGTTGTTAGTATTATTAATACCCCTACCAGTATGGGCAGTACCAACACAACTAGAACGTACACCATTAACTTTAGAATTGTTGCAAGAGCGACTACGTACACCAAGCCTCCGGGAAGGTAATTTAACTGTAGACTTGCGACAGATGGTAATTGATTTGCGTCCTGAAAATGCTGGTTTTCGTGATGCTTTTTATCAACTTCTACGAAAAGAACTGCAAAAAACAGGGGCAAAACCTTTAGGATTAGACTTGAGTTTTGCTCTAGTTCAAGGTGATTTTATTGGCAGTGATTTGGGTTTAAGAACGCCTTTATACGCCCAAGCTATTGCTCCTATTTTTACTGCCACTGAGCAAGCACAATTAGAACAGTTACGCTTGGTTTGTTTACAATCTTTAACGGTGACTTTGATCAACTCTAAAGATTGTCGATCGCTGTTAGATACTCAATCAACAGCATCTAGCGAAGTGACTGTTTTTCGTGGTGCTTTGACATTCACCCAAACTCGCTTTAATGGGGAAGTGAAATTTCCTAATACATTTTTTCTCCAATCTGTAGATGCTCAAAATGCTATTTTTCTCCAACCTACTAACTGGAGTGAAACTAGATTTAGCCGTCCTGTAAGTTTTTATAATTCCAGTTTCCGCAAAACGGATGATTTTCACAGTAGTATTTTTTTTGATAAAGCTAATTTTAAACAAACCCAGTTTCTCGAAAATGCTGATTTTCAAGGTAGCCTTTTTCAGAAAAACGCCAATTTCAATCAAGCTAATTTTAAACAATTAGCTAAGTTTAATAATATCCAATGGCAAGGAAATGCTGATTTTTCTGATGCGCGGTTTACAAATCAAGCACAGTTTACGAAAGATAGTTTTAATCAGTTCCTATTTTTAATAGAAGCAACCTTTGAACAAGCTGTCATCTTTCGAGAAGTGCTGTTTAATCAACCTGTAAATTTGCAGAATGCTAGTATTCTCAACCAAGCTGATTTTAGTGATGCGTTATTTGCCAAGGAAGCATTTTTAAATGTCCCTGGAATCACTTTTAATTCTAATCAAGCCAAAATCTTAGGGAATCCTGGGCAGATTGGCAAAATGTTTAGTGTCCCCACTTTACAAGGCAATCAAAATGTGTTGCGAAATTTGGGGCAGAATTTCCGTCAACAACAGCAAGTCACTGATGCTAACCAAATAGAGTACACCAAGCAACAATTAAGATTGCAAGAATTAAGCCGTAAGTTATTAGGGATTAATATTAATAATGCACCTGTAGTCAGTTTGATGAGACTGGGTTTTTCTAACATTCAAGCAGAAGCGATCGCCCAACGCCGAATCATCAAACCATTTCGCAACAGCAACGAACTATTAACCTTAGTAGACATTGATTTAGCCACCTATAACCAACTTAGCGATCGCCTGATCGTTTCCGAACCCCTGGCTATTGGTAGTTGGTTGCTAGAAGCTTGGGCTTGGTTAGCATTGAGTGTATTATTACTCTTAAGCGGCTATGGGACAAACTTTTGGCTAGTCTTTGGTGTGGGGGGAGTAGCGATCGCTTATTTTGGTGTATTATTTTGGCTAGTAGATCGCTATCGTCGTTTACATCCCGTCCCCATCATTCCCACCTACTACGAAACGGTTGCTATCTTCATTAGTTTTAGTGGTTTAACCTTCTTTAGTTTATTAGCCATCTTCCGCAATGCTGCCCAACCTTGGCTAACTCTAGGATGTCTGGGAATAATTATCGTCCCCATACCCTTGCTTTTACTTATCTGTCTTTACAAACAAGGACGCTATCACGACTTAATGAATGTTTCTTACTTAACCGAAGATGGAACATTTCGACAGTTGCGATTATTAATTGGTCGTTTACCCGTGATTCCCAGAAATCAAGTATTTCGGGAACGATATATGCACCTATTGTGCGATCGCCGTTGGAATTGGCTGAACTACTACGACTTTAGCCTGAACAACCTAGTCAGGTTAGGTTTTAACGATATTCGCCTCCGAGATGAACACCTACCGGGGATTATTTCTACCCTTGCTTGGTATCAGTGGAGTTTAGGGATACTTTACATCACCCTGGTTTTATGGACACTCTCCCGCACTATTCCTGGCTTGAACTTATTGATTTATCTCAAATAA
- a CDS encoding lysylphosphatidylglycerol synthase transmembrane domain-containing protein encodes MTIKLKKILRWLILGATLVFVGNTLKNHWLEVTAIRIDEAGWSILAIATGVTLLAHIWAGWIWTWVLQELKQPVPSIQFIQVYLKTNLAKYLPGNVWHHYGRIVAAKNANVVPGAATLSVLLEPLLMAAAALIFVVLFGNQFAASNTTLTLKGLQILSLVIILGAVHPRFLNPVIGLLYKLKAKKSSTQPTPNFQIRRYPLRPMLGEIGFLGLRGMGFVLTVFAIIPLNLSQIPLLLGAFSFAWLLGFIVPGAPGGLGVFEATAIALLQHRFPSAAVISAIALYRLISIVAETIGAGLSYFDERLAK; translated from the coding sequence ATGACTATTAAACTAAAGAAAATTTTACGTTGGTTAATTTTAGGGGCGACACTAGTTTTTGTCGGTAATACCTTAAAGAATCATTGGTTAGAGGTGACAGCTATTCGCATTGATGAAGCGGGATGGTCAATTTTGGCGATCGCGACTGGGGTCACTTTACTAGCGCATATTTGGGCTGGTTGGATTTGGACTTGGGTTCTCCAAGAGTTAAAACAACCTGTACCATCTATCCAATTTATCCAAGTTTATCTTAAAACCAACCTTGCTAAGTATTTGCCGGGTAATGTGTGGCATCACTATGGGAGAATTGTAGCGGCGAAAAATGCCAATGTTGTACCTGGTGCAGCCACCCTCAGCGTTTTGCTAGAACCCTTACTGATGGCGGCGGCGGCTTTAATTTTTGTTGTTTTATTTGGCAATCAATTTGCAGCTAGTAACACTACCTTGACGCTAAAAGGGTTACAAATACTAAGTTTGGTAATCATACTTGGTGCAGTGCATCCCCGATTTTTAAACCCAGTCATTGGCTTGTTGTACAAATTAAAAGCTAAGAAATCTAGCACTCAGCCAACCCCTAATTTTCAGATTCGACGCTATCCCCTCAGACCAATGTTAGGAGAGATAGGATTTTTAGGACTGCGGGGTATGGGTTTTGTCTTAACTGTATTTGCGATCATACCCTTGAATCTGAGTCAAATTCCTTTATTGTTGGGTGCTTTTAGTTTTGCTTGGTTATTGGGGTTTATAGTTCCCGGTGCGCCTGGGGGATTGGGAGTCTTTGAAGCCACAGCGATCGCACTTTTACAACATCGTTTTCCCTCGGCGGCGGTCATTAGTGCGATCGCCCTATATCGTCTCATCAGTATCGTAGCTGAAACTATTGGTGCAGGCTTGTCCTATTTCGATGAACGCCTTGCTAAGTAG